The following proteins are co-located in the Ketogulonicigenium robustum genome:
- the hisH gene encoding imidazole glycerol phosphate synthase subunit HisH: MLTALIDYDSGNLHSAQKAFERMARETDGGDVVVTSDPDVVARADRIVLPGDGAFPACRTALRDVTGLQEAIFEAVGARARPFLGICVGMQMLALRGHEYELTDGFGWIDGEVERITPANPTFKVPHMGWNDLVIDAPHPVLDGIKTGDHAYFVHSWAMRVGTPAQRLAHVDYAGDITAIVGRDNIVGAQFHPEKSQATGLRLIANFLHWAP, translated from the coding sequence ATGCTGACGGCGCTGATTGATTACGACAGCGGCAACCTGCATTCGGCGCAAAAAGCGTTCGAGCGGATGGCGCGGGAAACCGATGGCGGGGATGTGGTTGTCACATCTGACCCCGATGTGGTGGCGCGCGCCGACCGGATCGTGCTGCCCGGTGACGGGGCCTTTCCGGCCTGCCGCACAGCGCTGCGCGATGTGACCGGCCTGCAAGAGGCGATCTTCGAGGCGGTGGGCGCACGCGCGCGGCCGTTCTTGGGGATTTGCGTCGGCATGCAGATGCTGGCCTTGCGCGGGCATGAATACGAATTGACCGACGGCTTCGGCTGGATCGACGGCGAGGTTGAACGCATCACACCCGCCAACCCCACCTTCAAGGTGCCGCATATGGGCTGGAATGATCTGGTGATCGACGCCCCCCACCCCGTGCTGGATGGCATCAAGACCGGCGATCACGCCTATTTCGTCCATAGCTGGGCCATGCGCGTGGGCACCCCCGCGCAGCGGCTGGCGCATGTGGATTACGCCGGCGACATCACCGCCATCGTCGGGCGCGACAATATTGTCGGCGCGCAATTCCACCCCGAGAAAAGCCAAGCCACCGGCCTGCGCCTGATTGCCAACTTCCTACACTGGGCCCCGTAA
- a CDS encoding NAD-dependent epimerase/dehydratase family protein: protein MQKIVLTGARGALGTSLRGPLSKMCAQLVSTDIRPAPEGLFDNETYVQADLAKFDKIAPLLEGADMVVHFGAIVDEKPFEDLLGPNFIGAYNVWEAAHRHGVRRVVYASSIHAVGLAATNAGIDTTEPHHPDTFYGLAKCFAEDMARMYWEKRGIEAVCLRIMSCTPEPQNIRALGTWLSHRDLIQLVTRAIDTPTVGYTVVYGVSNNTRCPVDNTKAAFLGYRPVDNAEEWAATLLAKAGTPDPHDVALTRLGGPFAAVPLGESGMAAIAALTAKTTTPTG, encoded by the coding sequence ATGCAGAAAATCGTCCTGACCGGCGCGCGCGGCGCGCTTGGCACATCACTGCGGGGGCCGCTGTCGAAAATGTGCGCCCAGCTGGTCAGCACCGACATCCGCCCCGCCCCCGAGGGGCTGTTCGACAACGAAACCTATGTGCAGGCCGACCTTGCCAAGTTTGACAAGATCGCGCCCCTGCTGGAAGGCGCCGACATGGTCGTCCACTTCGGCGCCATCGTCGATGAAAAGCCGTTCGAGGATCTGCTCGGCCCCAATTTCATCGGCGCCTATAATGTGTGGGAAGCCGCGCACCGCCACGGCGTGCGCCGCGTCGTCTACGCCTCGTCGATCCACGCGGTGGGGCTGGCCGCCACGAATGCCGGCATCGACACAACCGAACCGCACCACCCCGACACATTCTACGGCCTCGCCAAGTGCTTCGCCGAGGATATGGCGCGGATGTACTGGGAAAAACGCGGGATCGAGGCCGTTTGCCTGCGCATTATGTCCTGCACCCCCGAGCCGCAGAACATCCGCGCCCTTGGCACATGGCTTAGCCACCGCGACCTGATCCAACTGGTCACCCGCGCGATTGATACGCCCACGGTCGGCTATACGGTCGTCTACGGTGTCTCGAACAACACCCGCTGTCCGGTGGATAATACCAAGGCCGCGTTCCTCGGCTACCGCCCCGTCGACAATGCCGAAGAATGGGCCGCCACGCTGCTGGCCAAGGCGGGAACCCCCGACCCCCACGACGTGGCACTGACCCGCCTTGGCGGCCCCTTCGCCGCCGTGCCCTTGGGCGAAAGCGGCATGGCCGCAATCGCGGCGTTGACGGCCAAAACGACCACTCCGACAGGCTAA
- the hisF gene encoding imidazole glycerol phosphate synthase subunit HisF, with amino-acid sequence MLKTRVIPCLDVADGRVVKGVNFVDLVDAGDPVDAAKAYDAAGADELCFLDINATHENRGTMYDVVTRTAEACFMPLTVGGGVRTHHDVRALLLAGADKVSFNSAAVANPDVVTEAALRFGSQCIVVAIDAKTVAPGRWEIFTHGGRKATGIDAVEFARTVAAKGAGEILLTSMDRDGTKDGYNLPLTRAIADAVNVPVIASGGVGKLDDFVEGVTVGGASAVLAASVFHFGTFTIAEAKAHMAAAGIPVRL; translated from the coding sequence ATGCTGAAGACCCGCGTGATCCCCTGCCTTGACGTGGCCGACGGCCGCGTGGTCAAGGGCGTCAACTTTGTCGACCTTGTCGACGCGGGCGATCCGGTGGATGCGGCCAAGGCCTATGACGCCGCAGGCGCGGACGAGCTGTGCTTTTTGGACATCAACGCCACCCACGAAAACCGTGGCACGATGTATGATGTGGTCACCCGCACCGCCGAGGCCTGCTTTATGCCCCTGACGGTCGGCGGCGGCGTGCGCACCCATCACGACGTGCGGGCCCTGCTGCTGGCGGGGGCCGACAAGGTCAGCTTCAATTCCGCCGCTGTGGCGAACCCCGATGTGGTGACCGAAGCCGCGCTGCGTTTTGGCAGCCAGTGCATTGTAGTGGCGATTGACGCGAAAACCGTGGCGCCCGGCCGGTGGGAGATTTTCACTCACGGCGGACGCAAAGCCACCGGCATTGATGCCGTGGAATTTGCGCGCACCGTTGCCGCCAAGGGCGCGGGCGAGATCTTGCTGACCTCGATGGACCGTGACGGCACCAAGGACGGCTACAACCTGCCCCTGACCCGCGCGATTGCGGATGCGGTGAACGTGCCTGTTATCGCATCGGGCGGGGTGGGCAAGCTGGACGATTTTGTCGAGGGGGTGACTGTGGGCGGGGCGTCGGCTGTGCTGGCCGCGTCGGTTTTCCACTTTGGCACCTTTACCATTGCCGAGGCCAAGGCCCATATGGCCGCCGCCGGCATTCCCGTTCGTTTGTAG
- a CDS encoding phosphoribosyl-ATP diphosphatase, translating into MSLQNLAATIEARKTADPDSSWTAKLLSRGPEKCAQKFGEEAVEAIVEAVKGDRAALIGEAADSIYHLLVMCAARDVTLADIEAELARRESQSGLAEKAARPKA; encoded by the coding sequence ATGTCGCTGCAAAATCTGGCCGCCACGATCGAGGCCCGCAAGACCGCAGATCCCGATAGCAGCTGGACCGCCAAGCTGCTGTCACGCGGCCCCGAAAAATGCGCGCAGAAGTTTGGCGAAGAAGCCGTCGAGGCGATTGTCGAGGCCGTCAAAGGCGACCGCGCCGCCCTGATTGGCGAGGCGGCGGATAGCATCTATCACCTGCTGGTCATGTGCGCCGCGCGCGATGTGACGCTGGCCGACATCGAGGCCGAGTTGGCTCGCCGCGAATCGCAGTCGGGCTTGGCTGAGAAGGCCGCGCGCCCTAAGGCGTAA
- a CDS encoding paraquat-inducible protein A has product MSRVYTDAELVDLIACPHCDALYHVRQVPAKGERAVCARCHAVLIAPKRKAGMIIIMLAVTVLILVIGALTFPFMSISAAGFSNQTTLIGVALSFPSGFLSAVSLIFLAAVIFLPLLRAALIIYVLTPVVFDKPPLEGAVPAFRWSETLRPWAMSEIFVMGCAVALVKVTDLADVHLGAAFWMFAVLCVVTTVQDAFMSRWMVWQSIEELTPHD; this is encoded by the coding sequence GTGTCCCGCGTATATACTGACGCAGAACTGGTCGATCTGATCGCCTGCCCGCACTGTGATGCGCTGTACCATGTGCGTCAGGTGCCAGCCAAAGGCGAGCGTGCGGTATGCGCGCGCTGCCATGCCGTGCTGATCGCCCCCAAGCGCAAGGCCGGCATGATTATCATCATGCTGGCGGTGACCGTGCTGATCCTTGTGATTGGGGCGCTGACCTTTCCGTTCATGTCGATCAGCGCTGCCGGATTTTCCAATCAAACCACGCTGATCGGGGTGGCGCTGTCATTCCCGTCGGGGTTCTTGTCGGCGGTCTCGCTGATCTTTCTGGCGGCGGTAATCTTCTTGCCACTGCTGCGCGCGGCGCTGATCATCTATGTGCTGACGCCGGTTGTCTTCGACAAGCCGCCACTGGAAGGGGCGGTGCCCGCCTTCCGCTGGTCGGAAACCCTGCGCCCGTGGGCCATGTCCGAGATTTTCGTCATGGGCTGCGCGGTCGCGTTGGTGAAGGTGACCGACCTTGCCGATGTGCATTTGGGGGCGGCATTCTGGATGTTCGCGGTGCTTTGCGTCGTCACGACCGTGCAAGACGCGTTCATGTCGCGCTGGATGGTCTGGCAATCGATCGAGGAGCTGACGCCCCATGACTGA
- a CDS encoding intermembrane transport protein PqiB, protein MSDPIPDVPVKSARRSIWSRVSIVWLVPIVALLIALGLAWQNYSERGPLIEIVFDDASGIRANETQLRYRDVAVGIVEKVGFTDDLDQVVVSVRVDKGVAPYVDSSAQFWVVRPEVTTQGVTGLDTVLSGVYLQGLWDRTPGTAQHDFQGLASAPLLPTGEQGLRVTLRSRDQTLTGNSPIIYKGVEVGRVGPASVSTDGTTVEAEAVIFAPHDALVTETTRFWNSSGFSVSLGPSGAALNFGSLATLIAGGVTFDTFVTGAALAQNGTDFDVYADNASARASVFSHEDGQPVNLVAVFEGNITGLTVGAAVELEGLRIGEVSGINGYIDAARFGDDSLRLQTIISIQPARLGLEGDSSSMETMAYLQNQVENGGLRARLVTGSLFTGGLKVQLLRTDDRSGQINMDAQPYPEIPTVASQITDAADTVQGTLDRFNDLPIEELMQSAVSFLDNASSLVGSAQTQAIPGEVMNLLGDARTLTASPEVQALPGQVGQTMAGITAAVGDLQAVIADLRQADAVNRIVDAIDNVQQVAGEIGEGFEGMPGLVQSIDDLATQWQSLPLEGVVTQAESLLATADSVLGDPRTRQLPADLSGALNSLQAVLDEARGGNLVGNANDALAAASRAADQLAAATNDLPALSQRLNALVTQAGGTLSGFDQNATMMRDLSLALRQINTAASAITDLARALERRPNSILFGR, encoded by the coding sequence ATGAGTGATCCGATCCCCGACGTTCCGGTCAAATCCGCCCGCCGCAGCATCTGGAGCCGCGTGTCGATTGTCTGGCTGGTGCCGATTGTGGCCTTGCTGATCGCGCTGGGGTTGGCGTGGCAGAACTATTCCGAACGCGGCCCGCTGATCGAAATCGTCTTTGACGACGCATCGGGCATCCGCGCCAACGAGACGCAGCTGCGCTATCGCGACGTGGCCGTGGGCATCGTTGAAAAGGTGGGCTTTACCGACGATTTGGATCAGGTCGTCGTGTCGGTGCGCGTCGACAAAGGTGTTGCGCCCTATGTCGACAGCAGTGCGCAGTTCTGGGTTGTCCGCCCCGAGGTGACGACCCAAGGGGTAACGGGCCTCGATACCGTGCTGTCGGGCGTTTATCTGCAAGGTCTGTGGGACAGAACCCCCGGCACCGCGCAGCACGATTTTCAGGGGCTGGCCAGCGCGCCGCTGCTGCCCACGGGCGAGCAGGGCCTGCGCGTCACGCTGCGTTCGCGCGACCAGACGCTGACGGGCAACAGCCCCATCATTTACAAGGGCGTCGAGGTTGGGCGCGTCGGCCCGGCATCGGTGTCGACCGACGGCACCACCGTCGAGGCCGAGGCCGTCATTTTCGCCCCCCACGACGCGCTGGTGACAGAAACGACGCGGTTCTGGAACAGCTCGGGCTTCTCGGTCTCGCTGGGGCCGTCGGGCGCGGCGCTGAACTTCGGCAGCCTTGCCACGCTGATCGCGGGGGGCGTGACGTTCGATACCTTCGTGACGGGGGCGGCACTGGCGCAAAACGGCACCGATTTCGATGTCTATGCCGATAACGCCTCGGCGCGCGCCAGCGTGTTCTCGCACGAGGATGGCCAGCCGGTGAACCTTGTCGCCGTGTTCGAGGGGAACATAACCGGCCTGACCGTCGGCGCCGCCGTCGAGCTGGAGGGGCTGCGCATCGGCGAGGTGTCGGGCATCAATGGTTATATCGACGCTGCCCGCTTCGGCGATGATTCCCTGCGTCTGCAGACGATCATCTCCATCCAGCCCGCCCGCTTGGGGCTGGAGGGTGACAGCAGCAGCATGGAAACCATGGCTTATCTGCAAAATCAGGTTGAAAACGGCGGGCTGCGTGCGCGTCTGGTAACCGGCAGCCTGTTTACCGGCGGGCTGAAGGTGCAGTTGCTGCGCACCGACGACCGTAGCGGACAGATCAATATGGATGCGCAGCCATACCCCGAGATCCCGACCGTCGCCTCGCAGATCACCGATGCCGCCGATACGGTGCAGGGCACGCTTGATCGATTTAACGACCTGCCGATCGAGGAGTTGATGCAAAGCGCCGTCAGCTTCCTCGACAATGCCTCGAGCCTGGTCGGCAGCGCGCAGACGCAGGCGATCCCGGGCGAGGTGATGAACCTGCTGGGTGACGCCCGCACGCTGACCGCATCGCCCGAGGTGCAGGCCCTGCCGGGGCAGGTGGGCCAGACGATGGCGGGCATCACCGCCGCCGTGGGCGATCTGCAAGCCGTCATCGCCGATCTGCGGCAGGCGGACGCGGTCAACCGCATCGTCGATGCGATCGACAACGTGCAGCAGGTTGCGGGCGAAATTGGCGAGGGCTTTGAAGGTATGCCGGGGTTGGTGCAATCGATCGACGATCTGGCCACCCAATGGCAATCGCTGCCGCTAGAGGGGGTCGTGACGCAAGCCGAGAGCCTGCTGGCGACCGCAGATTCCGTGTTGGGCGACCCGCGCACCCGCCAGTTGCCTGCTGACCTGTCTGGCGCGCTGAACAGCCTACAGGCTGTTTTGGACGAGGCGCGCGGCGGCAATCTGGTGGGCAATGCCAATGATGCACTGGCCGCTGCCAGCCGCGCGGCTGACCAGTTGGCCGCCGCCACCAACGACCTGCCCGCCCTATCGCAGCGCCTGAACGCGCTAGTCACTCAGGCTGGCGGCACGCTGTCGGGGTTCGATCAGAACGCCACGATGATGCGTGATCTTAGCCTTGCGCTGCGGCAGATCAACACCGCCGCCAGCGCCATCACCGACCTTGCCCGCGCGCTGGAGCGGCGCCCGAACTCGATCCTCTTTGGCCGATAG
- the rlmB gene encoding 23S rRNA (guanosine(2251)-2'-O)-methyltransferase RlmB: MKKPLWVIEKEQARRASAQETVWLFGLHAVRDALQNPNRTRLRLIVTQNAADKLADAIAASGMQPELSDPRKFAAPIDPESVHQGAALEVKPLDWGSLTDVALGDGPMPPRLVLLDRVTDPHNVGAILRSSEVFGARAVVGVQRHSAPETGALAKTASGALERQPYIRVRNLADAMNQLRDMGYLILGLDGEGEMTIEQAVEGRRDRPVAIVMGAEGPGLREKTRETCDHLVKIPAAGGFASLNVSNAAAVALYALSVRD; encoded by the coding sequence ATGAAAAAGCCCTTGTGGGTTATCGAAAAGGAACAGGCGCGTCGCGCCTCGGCCCAAGAAACCGTGTGGCTGTTCGGCCTGCATGCGGTGCGTGACGCGCTGCAGAACCCCAACCGCACGCGCCTGCGTCTGATCGTGACCCAAAACGCCGCCGACAAGCTGGCCGACGCCATTGCCGCCAGCGGCATGCAGCCCGAACTGTCGGACCCCCGCAAATTCGCCGCGCCCATCGACCCCGAATCGGTGCACCAAGGCGCCGCGCTCGAGGTGAAACCCCTCGACTGGGGCAGCCTGACTGATGTCGCGCTGGGCGACGGCCCGATGCCGCCGCGCCTTGTGCTGCTTGACCGCGTGACCGACCCGCACAACGTCGGTGCCATCCTGCGTTCGTCCGAGGTGTTCGGCGCGCGCGCTGTGGTGGGTGTGCAGCGCCACTCGGCGCCCGAAACCGGCGCGCTGGCCAAAACCGCCTCGGGCGCGCTTGAGCGGCAACCCTACATCCGCGTGCGCAATCTGGCCGACGCCATGAACCAGTTGCGCGACATGGGCTACCTGATCCTCGGGCTGGACGGCGAGGGCGAGATGACCATCGAACAAGCCGTCGAGGGCCGCCGCGATCGCCCCGTCGCCATCGTCATGGGGGCCGAAGGGCCGGGCCTGCGCGAAAAAACGCGCGAGACCTGCGATCATCTGGTGAAGATCCCTGCGGCGGGCGGCTTCGCCTCGCTCAACGTCTCGAATGCGGCGGCGGTTGCGCTTTATGCGCTGTCGGTGCGTGATTAA
- the hisB gene encoding imidazoleglycerol-phosphate dehydratase HisB gives MRTATITRKTAETDISVTVNLDGTGIYDNQTGVGFFDHMLDQLSRHALIDMTVRCAGDLHIDDHHSVEDTGIALGQAIAQAMADKRGIRRYGECHLPMDDAQVRAALDLSGRPYLVWNVTFPSGKIGTFDTELVREFFQALATHGGITLHVDQLHGFNSHHIAEAAFKAVARALRDALEVDPRKADAIPSTKGAL, from the coding sequence ATGCGCACCGCCACCATCACACGCAAGACCGCCGAGACCGATATTTCCGTCACGGTGAACCTCGACGGGACGGGTATTTACGACAACCAAACGGGTGTCGGCTTTTTCGATCACATGCTGGACCAGTTGTCGCGGCATGCTTTGATTGACATGACAGTGCGTTGCGCGGGCGATCTGCATATCGACGACCACCACAGCGTGGAAGACACCGGTATTGCGCTGGGTCAGGCCATTGCGCAGGCGATGGCCGACAAGCGTGGCATCCGTCGTTATGGCGAATGCCACCTGCCGATGGATGACGCGCAGGTGCGCGCCGCGCTGGACCTGTCGGGCCGGCCCTATCTGGTCTGGAACGTCACCTTCCCCTCGGGGAAGATCGGCACCTTTGATACCGAACTGGTGCGCGAGTTTTTTCAAGCGCTGGCAACGCACGGCGGCATCACGCTGCACGTCGACCAGCTGCATGGCTTCAACAGCCACCACATTGCCGAGGCCGCTTTCAAGGCCGTCGCGCGCGCGCTGCGTGACGCGCTGGAGGTTGACCCCCGCAAAGCGGATGCGATCCCCTCGACCAAGGGCGCGCTGTAG
- the hisA gene encoding 1-(5-phosphoribosyl)-5-[(5-phosphoribosylamino)methylideneamino]imidazole-4-carboxamide isomerase, with translation MILYPAIDLKDGQAVRLVHGEMDQATVFNDNPAAQALAFEAAGAKWLHLVDLNGAFAGAPVNGGAVDEILAQVKIPAQLGGGIRDLATIEAWLKKGLQRVILGTVAVENPDLVREAARAFPGHVAVGIDARNGRVATRGWAEETDVLVTDLARSFEDAGVAAIIYTDILRDGAMKGPNVQATADLARAVSIPVIASGGVSSLGDLVTLRDTGVIAGAISGRALYDGAIDLTAALAALEE, from the coding sequence ATGATCCTTTACCCTGCGATTGACCTGAAAGACGGCCAAGCCGTGCGCCTTGTGCATGGCGAGATGGATCAGGCCACCGTTTTCAACGACAACCCCGCAGCGCAGGCGCTGGCGTTTGAAGCGGCGGGCGCGAAGTGGTTGCATCTGGTCGATTTGAACGGCGCATTCGCCGGTGCGCCCGTGAACGGCGGCGCGGTGGACGAGATTTTGGCGCAGGTGAAGATCCCCGCGCAGCTGGGCGGCGGCATCCGCGATCTGGCGACGATTGAAGCTTGGCTGAAAAAGGGCCTGCAGCGCGTGATCTTGGGCACCGTCGCGGTCGAAAACCCCGATCTGGTGCGCGAGGCGGCCCGCGCTTTCCCCGGCCATGTTGCTGTCGGCATCGACGCGCGCAATGGCCGCGTGGCGACGCGCGGCTGGGCCGAGGAAACCGATGTGCTGGTGACCGATCTGGCCCGCAGCTTTGAAGATGCAGGCGTTGCCGCGATTATTTACACCGACATTTTGCGCGACGGCGCGATGAAGGGCCCGAACGTCCAAGCGACGGCCGATCTGGCGCGCGCGGTGTCGATACCGGTGATCGCCTCGGGCGGGGTGTCGTCGCTAGGCGATCTGGTCACCTTGCGCGATACCGGCGTGATTGCGGGCGCGATTTCGGGGCGCGCGCTCTATGATGGCGCGATTGATCTGACGGCGGCGCTGGCCGCGCTGGAGGAATAG
- a CDS encoding paraquat-inducible protein A — protein sequence MTDQHLSATPEITARDAGLVGCRSCGRVWPLETPACGRCGARLQSRDTHSISRVWAWWAAGLLCYIPANLYPMLETRVLFNTSSDTIVAGAVHMFNMGSVAVALVILLASVGIPMAKFITIAWLAITVQRGSKIGAVQRQTLYEVVDFIGRWSMIDVFVVAITSALVQLNVAVSILPGPAALTFALSVIFTMLSAQAFDTRMIWDSFRRAEDNDRQATAAQPQQPKVPAHE from the coding sequence ATGACTGACCAGCACCTGAGCGCCACTCCAGAAATTACCGCTCGCGACGCGGGGCTTGTCGGCTGCCGCAGTTGCGGCCGCGTCTGGCCGCTGGAAACCCCAGCCTGTGGGCGCTGCGGCGCGCGGCTGCAATCACGCGACACCCACAGCATCAGCCGTGTCTGGGCGTGGTGGGCGGCGGGGCTGCTGTGCTACATTCCGGCGAACCTCTACCCGATGCTGGAAACCCGCGTGCTGTTCAACACCAGCTCCGACACGATCGTGGCGGGGGCGGTGCACATGTTCAACATGGGCTCGGTCGCGGTGGCGCTGGTGATTTTGCTGGCCTCGGTCGGTATTCCCATGGCCAAGTTCATCACCATTGCCTGGCTGGCCATCACAGTGCAGCGCGGCAGCAAAATCGGTGCCGTGCAGCGCCAAACCCTGTACGAGGTGGTGGATTTCATCGGCCGCTGGTCGATGATCGACGTGTTCGTCGTCGCCATCACATCGGCGCTGGTCCAGCTGAACGTGGCGGTCTCGATCCTGCCGGGGCCGGCGGCGCTCACCTTCGCGCTTAGCGTGATCTTTACAATGCTATCGGCGCAAGCTTTTGATACCCGTATGATCTGGGACAGCTTCCGCCGCGCCGAGGACAATGACAGACAGGCGACTGCTGCCCAACCCCAACAGCCCAAGGTTCCCGCGCATGAGTGA
- a CDS encoding CoA-binding protein yields the protein MTDQTKTALEQARRIAVVGYSANPARPSHRVAQFLQAAGYDVIAVNPGLAGQIHLGKPAVAQLSDIAGGVDLVDVFRASDAVPAIVDEVLDLDPRPQTLWLQLDITSPATQKAADAGIAVVEDRCTAIEYQRLFGAQRVTP from the coding sequence ATGACCGATCAAACCAAAACCGCGCTGGAACAAGCCCGCCGTATCGCTGTGGTCGGCTATTCGGCGAACCCCGCGCGGCCCAGCCACCGCGTCGCGCAGTTCCTGCAGGCTGCGGGTTACGATGTGATCGCGGTCAATCCGGGGCTTGCAGGGCAAATCCACCTTGGCAAACCAGCCGTGGCGCAGCTGTCGGACATCGCGGGCGGCGTCGATCTGGTCGATGTCTTCCGCGCCAGCGATGCGGTGCCCGCCATCGTGGACGAGGTTCTGGACCTTGACCCGCGCCCGCAGACGCTGTGGCTGCAACTGGATATCACCAGCCCCGCCACGCAAAAGGCGGCGGATGCTGGGATTGCCGTCGTCGAAGACCGCTGCACGGCCATCGAATACCAGCGCCTTTTCGGCGCGCAGCGCGTTACGCCTTAG
- a CDS encoding PqiC family protein, which translates to MKAVLPFVALLGLAACSSPVLYAVDSPVPLDQRARIAFSSIEVVEVTLPRYAANPDIYRQAADGGLKAISGVSWADDPAPAMTADLVQVLTGMTGARIAAEPWPFRSYAQVRLDVRVTTMVARDQGDFLLMGQYYVAGQEDGFRERARPFAIAIPLPQGFGAAEVATARGLAVSELARQIIAGGLS; encoded by the coding sequence ATGAAAGCCGTACTGCCTTTTGTTGCCCTGCTGGGGCTGGCCGCCTGTTCCAGCCCTGTCCTTTACGCCGTGGACAGCCCCGTGCCGCTGGACCAACGCGCGCGGATCGCGTTCTCGTCCATCGAGGTGGTCGAAGTGACCCTGCCGCGCTATGCCGCGAACCCCGACATTTACCGGCAGGCTGCCGATGGCGGGCTAAAGGCGATTTCGGGCGTCAGCTGGGCGGATGATCCGGCCCCCGCGATGACTGCCGATCTGGTGCAGGTGCTGACCGGCATGACCGGCGCGCGCATCGCGGCCGAGCCGTGGCCCTTCCGGTCGTATGCGCAGGTGCGCCTCGATGTGCGCGTCACCACGATGGTCGCCCGCGATCAGGGGGACTTTCTGCTGATGGGGCAGTATTACGTCGCGGGGCAGGAAGACGGCTTCCGCGAGCGGGCGCGCCCCTTTGCCATCGCGATCCCGCTGCCGCAGGGCTTTGGCGCGGCCGAAGTTGCGACCGCGCGCGGGCTGGCCGTGTCGGAATTGGCCCGCCAGATTATCGCCGGCGGGCTTAGCTGA
- the deoC gene encoding deoxyribose-phosphate aldolase, with translation MPQRTKAGGRQALTHLPRNPGMALDLDWVLGTRTNAPAIQRRCASLPARRSVKKDYQAAWLLKAVSLIDLTTLAGDDTADRVRRLCAKARQPIAADVLDTLGMTGLTTAAVCVYHDMIAPAVAALDGSGIPVAAVSTGFPAGLSPWHLRLQEIRESVAAGAAEIDIVISRRHVLSGNWQALYDEMRAMREACGDAHIKAILATGELGTLDNVARASLICMMAGADFIKTSTGKESVNATLPVSLVMIRQIRDYFDRTGIHVGYKPAGGISKAKDALTYLSLLREELGTRWLQPDLFRFGASSLLGDIERQLDHHVTGAYSAAHRHALA, from the coding sequence ATGCCACAACGAACCAAAGCAGGCGGGAGGCAAGCCTTGACACATCTTCCACGGAACCCCGGCATGGCGCTGGATCTGGACTGGGTGCTGGGCACCCGCACCAACGCGCCAGCTATCCAGCGCCGCTGCGCCAGCCTACCCGCGCGGCGCAGCGTGAAAAAAGACTATCAAGCCGCGTGGTTGCTCAAGGCCGTGTCGTTGATCGACCTGACGACGCTAGCCGGTGACGACACGGCAGACCGCGTCCGCCGCCTGTGCGCCAAGGCCCGCCAGCCCATCGCCGCCGACGTGCTGGACACACTGGGCATGACCGGCCTGACGACAGCCGCCGTCTGCGTATACCACGACATGATCGCCCCCGCCGTCGCCGCGCTGGACGGCAGCGGCATTCCGGTCGCCGCCGTCTCGACCGGCTTTCCCGCTGGCCTCTCGCCTTGGCACCTGCGCCTGCAGGAAATCCGCGAAAGCGTCGCGGCAGGCGCGGCCGAAATCGACATCGTCATCTCGCGCCGCCACGTGCTGTCGGGCAATTGGCAGGCGCTTTACGATGAAATGCGCGCCATGCGCGAGGCCTGCGGCGATGCGCATATCAAGGCGATCCTCGCGACGGGCGAGCTGGGCACGCTGGACAATGTCGCCCGCGCCAGCCTGATCTGCATGATGGCCGGGGCCGATTTCATCAAAACATCGACCGGCAAGGAATCTGTGAACGCGACGCTGCCCGTCAGCCTTGTGATGATCCGCCAGATCCGCGACTATTTCGACCGCACCGGCATCCATGTCGGCTACAAACCCGCCGGCGGCATATCCAAGGCGAAAGACGCGCTGACCTACCTGTCGCTGCTGCGCGAAGAACTGGGCACCCGCTGGCTACAGCCCGACCTGTTCCGCTTTGGCGCCTCGTCCCTGCTGGGCGATATCGAACGCCAGCTCGACCACCACGTCACCGGCGCCTATTCCGCCGCCCATCGCCACGCTTTGGCCTGA
- the hemP gene encoding hemin uptake protein HemP: MMAAPLSPEMTNALINETPTFDARDLTGKNGQARIILGDQVYNLRITRAGKLILTK, from the coding sequence ATGATGGCAGCGCCCCTCTCGCCCGAAATGACCAACGCCCTGATCAATGAAACGCCGACCTTCGACGCCCGCGACCTAACGGGCAAAAACGGTCAGGCCCGCATCATTCTGGGCGATCAGGTATACAACCTGCGCATCACCCGCGCCGGCAAACTGATCCTGACCAAGTAA